A window of Nocardiopsis sp. Huas11 genomic DNA:
GCCCCCGCCATGGCGCACAGCTGGCGCGAGGGCCGCGCCGTCCCCATGGAGCGGCGCAGCTCCTTCGCCGCCGGGATCACCATCAGCGCACCCGTGCCGGCGGCGGTGCGCCGGGTCCGCGCCCTGGTGGACGACATGCTGCTGGTCGAGGACAGGGACATGGCGGAGGCCATGCACCTGGCCGCCCGCACCCTCGGCGTCCTGCCCGAACCCGCGGCCGTGGCCGGCCTGGCCGCGCTCACCGTGCACGACGTCCCAGGCGACCTGGTGGCCACCGTCCTGACCGGGGCCAACGCCGACCTGGACGTCTACGCCGGTCTGGGCGCCGCCCCGGCCGACCGCGTCGGGCTCAGCGCGCCCGCTGAGTGACCACCACGCAGGTGAGCACCACGGCCGCCGTCAGCGGTGCGGCGGCGGTCAGGTGCTCTCCCAGCAGCAGGACCGCCCACACCAGGGTCAGCAGGGGCTGGGCCAGCTGGAGCTGGCTGGCCCGCACCACGCCGATCAGCCCCATCCCCCGGTACCAGACCACGAACCCGCCGAACTGGCTGATCAGGGCCAGGTAGGCCAGGCCCGCCAGGGCCGTGGCCGTGATGTGCACGGGCTCCAGGGCCAGCGCGAGGACCGACAGGGGCGCCGTCAGCGGCAGCGCCAGGAGCAGGGCCCACGAGATCACCTTCCGACCCGGCAGGAGGCTCGCCAGACGCCCGCCCTCGGCATAGCCCGCGGCGGCCCCGGCCAGGGCGAGGAACAGGTAGAGGTCGCCCGGTCCGGGCGCACCGCCGGTGCGCAGGAGGGTGAAGCAGACGACCGCCAGGGCGCCGGCGACCGCCGCCGCCCAGAACAGGGGCGAGTGGCGCGCCCCCGTGCGCACCGAGGCGTAGGAGGCCGTGGCGAGCGGTAGCGCGCCGATGACCACGGCGGCGTTGCCGGCGGACGTGGTCTGCAAGGCCAGCGCCGTGAACAGGGGGAACGCGATCACGCACCCGGCGGTGACCACGAGCAGGGCCGGGAGGTGGCGGCGCGGCGGGACCAGGTCCGCCGCGCTCGCCCGCTCGGCGTACAGCAGGGCGGCGGCCGCCAGGCCCGCCAGGGCGCAGCGCAGAGCCGTCGACGTCCACGGGCCGAAGCCCTCCAGCGACCACAGGGTGGCGGGGAAGGTGAAGGAGAAGGCCAGCACGCCCGAGGCCGCCAGCACGGTTCCGCTACGCGCCGCGACCCGATCCGGAGCAGTAGCGCTATTCTCTAGTCTCATGAAAAAGAGTAGCAGTGTCGCTGATTTGCAGGCACGCCTGCGTCGGGAGTTCGACCGCTACCCACCTGGAGAGAAACTCCCCTCCAGCAGGGAGCTGGTGGAGCGGTACGGGGTCAGCCCGGTGACGGTCTCGCGCGCGGTCGCCGGACTCGCCGCGGAGGGGTTCCTCCTCACCCGGCCCGGGGCCGGGTCCTTCCGCGCCTCCCGTCCGCGCTCGCGCCGCCTGGCGGACACCTCCTGGCAGGAGGTCGCCCTGAGCGCCGAGGCGGCCCAGGACGGCCTCCGGCGCACCGTGGACGACACCGGGGTCCTGGCCACCCTCGCCGCGCCGCTGCCCGGCGTGATCGGCCTGCACGGCGGCTATCCGCACGCCGACCTGCGCCCCGAACGCGCGCTCACGGCGGCGCTGGTCGGGGCGGCGCGTCGACCGGGAGCCTGGGACCTGCCACCGGTCGAGGGCCTGGCGGAGCTGCGCGGCTGGTTCGCCCGCGAGATCGGCGGCCCCTCCGGCCCTCTGACCGCCGCCGACGTCCTGGTCACCGGCGGCGGACAGAGCGCCCTGACGACCGCCCTGCGCGCCCTCGCGCCGCCGGGGGCCTCGATCCTGGTGGAGTCGCCCACCTACCCGGGCCTGCTGGCCGCGGCCCGCGCCTGCGGGGTGCGGCCGGTCCCCGTGCCGGTGGACGCCGACGGGCTGCGCACCGGTCTGCTGGCCGACGCCTTCGCGGCCACCCGGGCGCGCCTGCTCGTGTGCCAGCCGCTCTTCCACAACCCGACCGGCGCCGTGCTCGCCCCCGAACGGCGCCGGGAGGTACTGCGCATCGCCCGCGAGGCGGGGGCCTTCGTCGTGGAGGACGACTTCGCCCGCCGGCTCGCCCACACCGACGCCGCGCCGCTCCCGCCCACCCTGGCCTCACAGGACGACCACGGCACGGTCGTGCACGTGTGCTCGCTGACCAAGGCCACCTCACCGAACCTGAGGGTGGGCGCGCTCGCCGCACGCGGGCCCGTCCTGCGCCGGCTGCGCGCCCTGCAGGTGGTGGACAGCTTCTTCGTCCCGCGCCCGCTGCAGGAGGCCGCTCTGGAACTCGTGGGAGCCCCGGCCTGGCCGCGGCACCTGCGCGCCCTGGCCGCCGGGCTCACCGAACGGCGCACCGCCATGGCCGAGGCCCTGGTGCGCGAGCTGCCCCGGCTGGAGCAGCCGGTCTCCCGAAGCGGCGGCTACCACCTGTGGCTGCGCCTGCCTGAGGGCGCCGACGAGTCCGCGGCGGTGGCCGAGGCGTTGCGCGAGGGAGTGGCGGTGGCGCCCGGGCGGGCCTACTTCGCGGCGGAGCCCCCTGCCCCCCACCTGCGGCTCTCCTTCGCCGGCACCTCGGGCGCGGGCGAGGTCACGGAGGGGGTCCGGCGCCTGGCCCGCGCCCTGGCACGGCACGGGTGAGCGTCGGCGCCGGGTCTCCGTCAGGGCCCGGGACCCGGCGTATGGACGCCGGCGGTCCTCCGGGGAAGGATGGTGGGCGATGAGTACCTCTTCCTCTCCCTCCTTCGTTCCCTTCCTCCCGTCCGAGAACGCCCGGCGTGCCCTCTCCAGCCTGTCCGCCCTGGCCGTCGGTGACGCCTTCGGCTCTCAGTTCTTCGTCCCCGGCAACCGGTCCCGGCACAGTGCCCGGGAACTGCCCCCGGGAGTGTGGGAGTGGACCGACGACACCGAAATGGCCGCGTCGGTGTACCGGGAGGTCGTCCGCCACGGGGAGGTGGACGCCGACCGGCTCGCGGCCTCCTTCGCCGACCACCACGACTTCGACCGCGGCTATGGCCCGGCGACGGGACGCATGCTTCGACTGGTGCGCGAGGGCGCCGATCACCGGGAACTGGCCTCGGGGCTGTTCGACGGTTCCGGCTCCTGGGGCAACGGGGCCGCGATGCGGGTGGCGCCGCTGGGCGCGTTCTTCGCCGACGACACGGTGGCGGTCGCCGAGCGGGCGGCGGTGAGCGCGCGCATCACCCACACCCACCCCGAAGCGGTGGACGGGGCGGTCGCGGTGGCGGTGGCCGCCGCCCTGGTGGCACGGGGCGAGGCCGAGGCGCCGGGGACGTTCCTGGGCCGGGTGGTCGACCACCTGCCCGAGGGGGCGCTGCGGGAGCGGGTGCGCGCCGCGCGGGCCCTGTTGATCCTTCCCGAACCGGTCGGGGCCGCCCACCGGCTGGGGAACGGGTCACGGGTGCGGGCCCTGGACACGGTGCCGTTCGCCCTGTGGGTGGTGGCCAAACACCTGCGGGGGACACTGG
This region includes:
- a CDS encoding DMT family transporter, which encodes MRLENSATAPDRVAARSGTVLAASGVLAFSFTFPATLWSLEGFGPWTSTALRCALAGLAAAALLYAERASAADLVPPRRHLPALLVVTAGCVIAFPLFTALALQTTSAGNAAVVIGALPLATASYASVRTGARHSPLFWAAAVAGALAVVCFTLLRTGGAPGPGDLYLFLALAGAAAGYAEGGRLASLLPGRKVISWALLLALPLTAPLSVLALALEPVHITATALAGLAYLALISQFGGFVVWYRGMGLIGVVRASQLQLAQPLLTLVWAVLLLGEHLTAAAPLTAAVVLTCVVVTQRAR
- a CDS encoding PLP-dependent aminotransferase family protein, which gives rise to MKKSSSVADLQARLRREFDRYPPGEKLPSSRELVERYGVSPVTVSRAVAGLAAEGFLLTRPGAGSFRASRPRSRRLADTSWQEVALSAEAAQDGLRRTVDDTGVLATLAAPLPGVIGLHGGYPHADLRPERALTAALVGAARRPGAWDLPPVEGLAELRGWFAREIGGPSGPLTAADVLVTGGGQSALTTALRALAPPGASILVESPTYPGLLAAARACGVRPVPVPVDADGLRTGLLADAFAATRARLLVCQPLFHNPTGAVLAPERRREVLRIAREAGAFVVEDDFARRLAHTDAAPLPPTLASQDDHGTVVHVCSLTKATSPNLRVGALAARGPVLRRLRALQVVDSFFVPRPLQEAALELVGAPAWPRHLRALAAGLTERRTAMAEALVRELPRLEQPVSRSGGYHLWLRLPEGADESAAVAEALREGVAVAPGRAYFAAEPPAPHLRLSFAGTSGAGEVTEGVRRLARALARHG
- a CDS encoding ADP-ribosylglycohydrolase family protein, with product MSTSSSPSFVPFLPSENARRALSSLSALAVGDAFGSQFFVPGNRSRHSARELPPGVWEWTDDTEMAASVYREVVRHGEVDADRLAASFADHHDFDRGYGPATGRMLRLVREGADHRELASGLFDGSGSWGNGAAMRVAPLGAFFADDTVAVAERAAVSARITHTHPEAVDGAVAVAVAAALVARGEAEAPGTFLGRVVDHLPEGALRERVRAARALLILPEPVGAAHRLGNGSRVRALDTVPFALWVVAKHLRGTLESALWSAVTPGGDMDTVAAIVGGVLGAGPAGAVDPEWGGRTEALPGWALD